In one Umezawaea sp. Da 62-37 genomic region, the following are encoded:
- a CDS encoding acyl carrier protein has protein sequence MNTDIAVLDEIADMIREVIGAQALGDTPITMETTFQDDLAFESIDIVVLSDRVGSRYGQAVNLPRFLTELELDEIIALTVGRLVDHVEGCLAGRDA, from the coding sequence TTGAACACCGACATCGCCGTGCTCGACGAGATCGCCGACATGATCAGGGAGGTGATCGGCGCCCAGGCCCTCGGCGACACGCCGATCACCATGGAGACGACCTTCCAGGACGACCTCGCGTTCGAGAGCATCGACATCGTCGTGCTCAGCGACCGCGTCGGCTCCCGCTACGGCCAGGCGGTCAACCTGCCGAGGTTCCTCACCGAACTGGAACTCGACGAGATCATCGCGCTGACCGTCGGGCGCCTGGTGGACCACGTCGAGGGCTGCCTGGCCGGACGGGACGCCTGA